A DNA window from Euleptes europaea isolate rEulEur1 chromosome 20, rEulEur1.hap1, whole genome shotgun sequence contains the following coding sequences:
- the LOC130492284 gene encoding uncharacterized protein K02A2.6-like, producing MATRGSLEEFDPTKPGGWKSYASRLAFYLDANDITDVGKKRSAFLSVCGAQTFDLAQSLLAPAELEETPFPAIMAALGSHFNPQPTRATRRLAFHLRDQGPGESAAAYIAALRTAARSCDVSLHKVHGADKVAIVVKIGGAPCEMEVDSGSALSIISMDTYRDLGRRSASLPELRPSRVTIWDYQRRRVPVRGEARVPVQFRARSGCLRLIVVEGPRASLLGLDWFPALGLHIGGIHHISQAALNDVWAEFEDVWKGPLGCYKGPPVRLHVDPAAAPIRLKPRRVPFALKPRIDAELDRLVAQGVLVPVPNAPWETPIVTPLKPNGDVRICADYKCTINTALRPHAYPVPVVSHLLASLAGGQVFAKLDLAQAYQQLPVDPESAEAQTIVTHRGAFRVTRLQFGVSTAPGIFQNLMEDLLKGLPGVVPYFDDVLIAASSEDELLDRVRRVLRCFRDAGLTVKREKCQLGLPQVEFLGYLIDAEGIHPTPDKIKAIHNAPPPQSKQELQSFLALLNFYHAFLPNKASVAEPLHRLLDKSSPWAWGKSHQRAFEATKDLLSPSSLLVHFDEKLPVVLTCDASPYGVGAVLSHQLPGGREAPIAFYSRTLSAAERNYAQIDREALAVVAGVKKFHDYVYGRPFSIITDHKPLLGLFVPDRQTPQILSPRMLRWSIFLNAYDFRLLHRPGSSIANADALSRLPLKDSDPDPSPAYNVMLLETLPEPPLHASDIAAHTAKDRTLARVLNWVGKGWPAARPEGEFKPFFTRQHELSLNKGCLLWGNRVVVPAKLRTKVLDALHACHPGIVRMKALWVSRCQPCQESRPEMPRAPTHHWESTHKPWSRLHIDFAGPFQGKTFLIVVDSYSKWLEVSDVCSMTSRVVVRELRKLFATHGLPDTVVSDNGAQFTSAEFQEFLAKNGIRHTTSAPFHPATNGQAERMVRTTKEAMRRIERNDWDRGLAEFLLYQHTTPNSTTGKSPAELLMGRRPKTPLDRLHPDLAPERPRHREEPATPRVVEQDAPVYARNYGMGPAWIPATVQDATGPVSYRVATPEGRVLRRHIDQLRRRLADEPDRAAATEAPELPRVPEQATPGESEPSEERLSAGMHRELLEAVSPTSCDPGPTAATDAAPPPTTPVLVPRRSQRLRTRPRHLKDFVCS from the exons ATGGCTACCCGGGGGTCTCTGGAAGAATTCGACCCCACCAAACCGGGCGGCTGGAAGAGCTACGCGAGCCGGCTGGCCTTCTACCTCGACGCCAACGATATCACCGATGTCGGGAAGAAGCGCTCCGCCTTCCTCAGCGTGTGCGGGGCCCAGACCTTCGACCTCGctcagtccctgctggctcccgCCGAACTGGAGGAGACGCCATTTCCGGCGATCATGGCGGCGCTGGGGAGCCATTTCAACCCCCAGCCAACTCGGGCCACTCGCCGCTTGGCGTTCCACCTGCGCGACCAGGGACCAGGGGAATCGGCAGCTGCATACATTGCCGCTCTACGCACGGCCGCCCGTTCCTGCGA CGTCTCCCTCCACAAGGTGCACGGGGCAGACAAGGTCGCCATCGTCGTTAAGATCGGCGGTGCGCCTTGCGAGATGGAAGTGGACTCCGGGTCGGCTCTCTCCATTATATCGATGGACACGTACCGCGACCTGGGCCGtcgctctgcctccctccccgagcTGCGTCCATCCCGCGTCACCATTTGGGACTATCAGCGGCGCCGGGTGCCGGTCCGGGGGGAGGCCCGCGTACCCGTTCAATTCCGGGCCCGTTCCGGGTGCCTCCGCCTCATCGTGGTCGAGGGGCCTCGCGCGAGCCTCCTGGGGCTCGACTGGTTTCCGGCGCTCGGCCTTCACATCGGCGGCATCCACCACATCAGCCAGGCCGCCCTCAACGACGTTTGGGCGGAGTTTGAGGACGTGTGGAAGGGCccactgggctgctacaaggggccgccggTCCGCCTGCACGTCGACCCCGCCGCTGcacccatccgcctcaagcctcgCCGCGTCCCCTTCGCCCTCAAGCCCCGGATCGACGCGGAGCTTGACCGTCTCGTCGCTCAGGGGGTACTGGTACCGGTCCCCAACGCCCCCTGGGAGACCCCAATTGTGACGCCGCTCAAGCCCAACGGGGACGTccgcatctgcgcggactacaaatgTACTATTAATACTGCGCTGCGGCCGCACGCCTACCCCGTGCCCgttgtcagccacctcctggcctcccttgctGGGGGTCAGGTGTTTGCCAAACTGGACCTCGCTCAGGCTTACCAGCAGCTGCCCGTGGACCCCGAGTCGGCTGAGGCGCAGACGATTGTCACTCACCGGGGTGCCTTCCGGGTGACGCGCctacagttcggggtcagcacggccccgggcatcttccagaatttgatggaagacctcctgaagGGCTTGCCTGGCGTCGTCCCGTACTTCGATGACGTCTTGATTGCCGCAAGCTCCGAGGACGAGCTCCTGGATCGCGTCCGCCGGGTGCTCCGCTGTTTCCGAGATGCCGGGTTGACAGTCAAGcgagagaagtgccagctgggcctgccgcaggtggagttcctgggctacttgatcgacGCAGAGGGCATCCATCCCacgcccgacaagatcaaggcgaTCCACAACGCCCCGCCGCCCCAAAGCAAACAGGAACTCCAGTCGTTCCTCGCCCTGCTGAACTTTTACCACGCCTTCCTCCCTAACAAGGCGTCGGTTGCCGAGCCGCTCCACCGGCTCTTGGACAAATCCTCCCCGTGGGCGTGGGGTAAGTCGCATCAACGGGCGTTCGAGGCTACCAAAGACCTCCTGTCTCCCTCCAGCTTGCTCGTCCATTTCGATGAGAAGCTTCCCGTTGTGTTAACATGCGATGCCTCGCCCTACGGTGTCGGAGCGGTTCTGAGCCACCAGCTGCCAGGCGGTCGGGAGGCCCCGATTGCCTTCTACTCCCGGACCCTCTCCGCTGCAGAGAGGAACTACGCGCAAATCGACCGGGAGGCGCTCGCCGTCGTGGCCGGCGTGAAGAAGTTCCACGACTACGTTTATGGCCGCCCCTTCTCCATCATCACCGACCACAAGCCACTTTTGGGGTTGTTCGTGCCGGATCGTCAGACACCACAaatcctgtccccccgcatgctccggtggtcgaTTTTTCTCAACGCCTACGACTTCCGGCTACTGCACCGCCCCGGGTCCAGCATCGCGAACGCCGACGCACTCAGCCGTTTGCCGCTCAAGGACTCCGACCCGGACCCGTCCCCGGCCTACAacgtcatgctgctggagaccctgcctgaACCGCCTTTGCATGCCTCGGACATTGCGGCTCACACTGCGAAGGACCGCACCCTCGCCCGCGttttgaactgggtggggaaggggtggccggcggCCAGGCCGGAGGGCGAATTCAAGCCCTTTTTCACGCGGCAGCATGAACTCTCGCTGAACAAGGGGTGTCTGCTCTGGGGGAACCGCGTCGTGGTTCCAGCCAAACTGCGCACCAAGGTCCTGGACGCCCTGCATGCCTGCCACCCAGGCAtagtgcgcatgaaggccctg tgggtgagccgctgccagccgTGCCAAGAGTCGCGGCCCGAGATGCCGCGAGCCCCGACCCACCATTGGGAGTCCACCCACAAGCCCTGGTCCCGCCTCCACATCGACTTCGCCGGCCCGTTCCAGGGCAAAACTTTCCTGATCGtggtggactcctactccaagtggctggaggtttcTGATGTATGCTCTATGACCTCGCGAGTGGTGGTTCGAGAACTGCGGAAGCTTTTTGCCACCCATGGGTTGCCAGACAcggtggtctccgacaacggggcccaattcacgTCCGCGGAGTTCCAAGAGTTCCTGGCCAAAAATGGAATCCGCCACACGACCTCGGCCCCGTTCCACCCTGCCACTAACGGACAGGCAGAGAGAATGGTCCGCACGACCAAGGAAGCGATGCGGCGCATTGAGCGCAacgactgggacagggggctggcagAATTCCTCCTGTACCAGCACACCACGCCCAACTCCACCACCGGAAAAAGCCCCGCGGAGCTCCTCATGGGCCGCCGGCCAAAAACGCCACTTGACCGGCTACACCCCGACCTTGCGCCAGAACGCCCTCGCCACCGAGAAGAACCAGCAACCCCACGGGTCGTGGAGCAGGATGCCCCCGTCTATGCCCGTAACTATGGAATGGGCCCAGCCTGGATTCCGGCTACCGTGCAGGACGCAACCGGCCCAGTATCCTATCGGGTTGCCACCCCCGAGGGTCGAGTCCTCCGGCGACACATCGATCAGCTGCGCCGCCGACTGGCTGACGAGCCCGACCGCGCCGCTGCCACAGAAGCTCCAGAGCTTCCCAGAGTGCCGGAACAAGCCACCCCAGGGGAGAGCGAGCCGAGCGAGGAGCGCCTGTCTGCCGGCATGCACAGAGAGCTCCTGGAAGCCGTTTCTCCCACCTCCTGCGACCCCGGGCCGACTGCTGCCACAGACGCGGCCCCACCACCCACAACACCAGTTCTGGTACCGCGTAGGTCGCAGCGGTTACGAACACGACCCCGCCacctgaaagactttgtgtgctcgtga